A region from the Drosophila takahashii strain IR98-3 E-12201 chromosome 2L, DtakHiC1v2, whole genome shotgun sequence genome encodes:
- the LOC108067943 gene encoding phospholipase B1, membrane-associated — protein sequence MANINYVWCLCSLFLVLSTVVSANRRIRRQNRSDRLLADIGVRAQSYNPRVPENGIQQYTDIDQDLRHLFLNTRQTTLRWALNNIEALSNRGRREGKLQVPVSKKVPFFCPTNNTRSPSPPTSIEHLRPGDIDIIAAFGDSLSAGNGILSNNAIDMINEFRGLTFSGGGLANWRRFVTLPNILKIFNPKLYGFAVSNSLVINHRSSRLNIAEPMIMSRDLPFQARVLIDLLRRDPNVDMKRHWKLLTVYVGNNDICSDLCHWDTPQTFLDQHARDLRQAFRLLRDHVPRLLINLIVVPNIPLVLSTMTQVPLQCFVVHRVGCHCLINDRLNRTQFAERMETLNRWQKLDMEIARLPEFHRQDFAIVAHPMLANVTAPTLPDGNTDWRFFSHDCFHFSQRGHAIISNLLWNSMLLPDDQKPRPSKVPELFERVVCPTAEQPYFVVRPS from the coding sequence ATGGCTAATATTAATTATGTCTGGTGTCTGTGCTCATTATTCTTGGTGCTCTCGACTGTTGTATCTGCAAATCGGCGCATTCGGCGACAAAATCGATCTGATCGACTGTTGGCCGATATCGGAGTTCGTGCCCAGTCCTACAATCCTCGGGTGCCGGAGAATGGCATTCAGCAGTACACCGATATCGACCAGGATCTGCGGCACTTGTTCCTCAACACCAGGCAAACCACGCTGAGATGGGCTCTCAATAACATCGAGGCGCTGAGCAACCGAGGCAGACGTGAGGGCAAACTCCAGGTGCCGGTGTCCAAGAAAGTACCCTTCTTTTGCCCCACGAATAATACTCGATCGCCGAGTCCTCCCACCTCTATAGAACACCTCAGGCCTGGCGACATTGACATCATAGCTGCTTTTGGCGACTCCCTGTCTGCGGGCAATGGGATTCTGTCCAACAACGCCATCGATATGATCAACGAATTTCGGGGCCTCACTTTTTCGGGCGGCGGTCTAGCCAACTGGCGAAGGTTCGTGACTCTGCCCAACATCCTGAAGATCTTCAATCCCAAGCTGTATGGGTTTGCGGTGAGCAACAGTCTGGTGATCAACCATCGATCCTCCCGTCTGAACATTGCCGAGCCGATGATCATGTCGCGGGATCTGCCTTTTCAGGCCCGAGTGCTCATCGATCTGTTGCGACGCGATCCCAATGTTGACATGAAGCGCCATTGGAAGCTGCTCACGGTGTATGTGGGTAACAATGATATCTGCTCGGACCTCTGCCACTGGGACACTCCGCAGACCTTCCTCGACCAGCATGCCCGCGATCTGCGACAGGCCTTTCGGCTGCTGCGCGACCATGTGCCACGCCTACTGATCAACCTGATAGTTGTGCCCAACATACCGCTGGTGCTGAGCACCATGACCCAGGTGCCGCTGCAGTGCTTCGTGGTGCACCGTGTGGGGTGTCACTGCCTCATCAACGACCGCCTTAATCGTACCCAGTTTGCGGAACGCATGGAGACCCTGAATCGGTGGCAGAAACTGGACATGGAGATCGCCCGACTGCCCGAGTTCCATCGCCAGGACTTTGCCATCGTCGCCCATCCGATGCTGGCCAATGTGACGGCTCCCACGCTGCCCGATGGGAACACCGACTGGCGATTCTTCTCCCACGACTGCTTCCACTTCAGCCAGCGCGGCCATGCGATCATCTCGAACCTGCTGTGGAACAGCATGCTCCTGCCCGACGACCAGAAGCCGCGACCTTCGAAAGTGCCCGAGCTGTTCGAACGGGTCGTTTGCCCCACTGCCGAGCAGCCCTACTTTGTGGTCAGGCCAAGTTGA
- the LOC108067942 gene encoding ABC transporter G family member 20 produces MAAVEVRNGYKYYGSKSNPKIVLNHLNMNVMRGSIYGLLGASGCGKTTLLSCIVGQRRLNGGEVSVLGVKPGEPGSGVPGSRVGFMPQEIALVEEMTVKETIFYFGRIYGLTDERIREKFKLLKELLQLPPARQMIKQCSGGQQRRLSFACAMIHDPELLILDEPTVGLDPMLREKIWEFLVETTRNSKLAVIITTHYIEEANQANCIGLMRNGVLLAEDTPTNIMIKFGTQSIEDAFLILSQRQGNEGELAQMMEHNKNQALPAAVLPPEVIDTHEPNTPEKQPIPFEEPPNENRKKVFFTTKGRVKALMTKNFVQLFRQPSGIIFMLLFPIIQLTCFYLAIGKTPTNLEIGVYSGEVESYGECFNDSLVTVYRDNENDSCLFHKLSCRYIRELGDDVATRKYYSSEADALSDAKRATTVGYLHFAQNFSESILSVLEDGMHTSDGAVEHAELSIHIDMTDQQVAYFMQRKLRDKFSSFMRSVVKDCNVSTAIVDLPVQFQEPIFGSTDIEFQQYCAPGVVMTMVFFLATLMTAAVFISERMDGIWDRTLLAGVSATEMLWAHLLTQLIIMALQSFEVIMYIGLVFDTYNNGDTTTLIGLLTLTAFCGMLFGLFISVFCKSHTEANFVATGAFYPMIILCGLLWPLESMPQFLQDLVMVLPFTIPSISARNVIEKGWSITHEKVYNGFLVMAGWTIIFFVLCLIGIRRKA; encoded by the exons ATGGCGGCCGTTGAAGTAAGGAATGGCTATAAGTACTATGGCTCCAAATCAAATCCCAAGATTGTGCTCAACCATCTGAATATGAACGTGATGCGGGGTTCCAT ATACGGATTGCTGGGAGCCTCCGGCTGCGGAAAGACAACCCTGCTCTCCTGCATCGTCGGACAGAGGCGTCTCAACGGGGGCGAGGTCTCCGTGCTGGGCGTTAAACCTGGTGAGCCGGGTAGCGGAGTACCGGGATCCCGGGTGGGATTCATGCCCCAGGAGATCGCCCTGGTCGAGGAGATGACCGTCAAGGAGACGATCTTTTACTTCGGCCGCATCTACGGCCTGACAGACGAACGCATCCGGGAGAAGTTCAAGCTGCTCAAGGAGCTGCTGCAACTGCCACCGGCTAGGCAGATGATCAAGCAGTGCAGCGGTGGACAGCAAAGACGTCTGTCCTTCGCTTGCGCTATGATCCACGATCCGGAGCTCCTCATCCTGGACGAACCCACAGTGGGATTGGATCCAATGCTGCGTGAAAA AATCTGGGAGTTTCTCGTGGAGACGACAAGAAATAGCAAACTGGCTGTGATCATTACTACCCATTATATAGAGGAAGCCAATCAGGCAAATTGC ATTGGTCTTATGCGCAATGGCGTGCTTCTGGCCGAGGATACACCCACCAACATAATGATCAAGTTTGGAACGCAGTCGATCGAGGACGCCTTTCTCATTTTGAGCCAGCGACAGGGCAACGAAGGCGAGTTGGCCCAAATGATGGAGCACAACAAAAACCAGGCCTTACCGGCGGCTGTTCTGCCTCCTGAGGTTATAGACACCCACGAGCCGAACACGCCGGAAAAACAGCCCATTCCGTTCGAGGAGCCTCCGAACGAGAACCGCAAAAAGGTTTTCTTTACCACCAAGGGCAGGGTCAAGGCCCTGATGACAAAGAATTTTGTGCAGCTTTTCAGACAGCCCTC aggAATTATTTTCATGCTACTGTTCCCTATCATTCAACTGACTTGCTTTTATCTGGCCATTGGAAAGACCCCTACGAATCTGGAGATAGGAGTTTATTCTGGCGAAGTGGAGAGCTATGGTGAATGCTTTAACGACAGTCTGGTCACAGTGTACAGGGACAACGAAAACGACAGCTGTCTATTCCATAAGCTATCCTGCAGATACATTCGCGAATTGGGTGACGATGTGGCAACGAGGAAATACTATTCCAGCGAAGCAGATGCCCTGAGCGATGCAAAGCGGGCCACCACCGTTGGCTACTTGCATTTTGCCCAGAACTTCAGTGAGTCGATTCTCTCGGTGTTGGAGGATGGGATGCATACGAGTGATGGGGCTGTCGAACACGCCGAGCTCAGTATCCACATCGATATGACAG ATCAACAAGTGGCGTACTTTATGCAGCGAAAACTTCGGGACAAGTTCAGCTCCTTCATGCGGAGTGTGGTCAAGGACTGCAATGTTTCCACGGCCATTGTCGATCTACCCGTTCAGTTCCAGGAGCCGATCTTCGGCAGTACAGACATCGAGTTCCAGCAGTATTGTGCCCCGGGTGTGGTCATGAC CATGGTGTTTTTCCTGGCCACTTTGATGACGGCTGCCGTGTTCATTTCGGAACGCATGGATGGAATCTGGGATCGAACGCTATTGGCAGGTGTCTCGGCCACCGAAATGCTTTGGGCCCATCTGCTCACCCAACTCATCATCATGGCTCTGCAGTCGTTCGAGGTGATCATGTACATTGGCCTGGTTTTCGATACGTACAACAATGGGGATACCACAACGCTCATTGGACTGTTGACACTTACCGCATTCTGCGGCATGTTGTTTG GTCTCTTTATATCTGTCTTTTGCAAATCGCATACGGAGGCTAACTTTGTGGCCACTGGCGCATTTTACCCCATGATTATACTTTGCG GACTTCTGTGGCCCCTGGAGAGCATGCCGCAGTTTTTGCAGGATCTAGTGATGGTGCTACCCTTTACCATACCCTCCATTTCTGCTCGAAACGTTATCGAGAAGGGATGGAGCATCACGCACGAAAAGGTCTACAACGGTTTCTTGGTCATGGCCGGCTGGACGATCATTTTCTTCGTTCTCTGCCTGATCGGCATCAGACGCAAGGCGTAA